Proteins encoded by one window of Gemmatimonadaceae bacterium:
- a CDS encoding cyanophycinase, with product MTAPDRPDAPRIDEPLAHGGMSDAALGTLVLMGGAVEAHNEAFQSFLRLVDARDGAPIVGLTTASADPGEAARAWLGDFRRAGATNVRIPLFQHACDERDREIADMIKDSRAVFFGGGDQVKLVAALGGSHTLGEIKALFRRGGVVCGSSAGAAALTELTMAGGEIDEEGSLVEQYIGPGLGLLGFKTIVDTHFQQRRRLQRLFVVVGQNTELLGLGIDEDTALIARGHVGEVVGAGGVTFVDGHHTVRFDNADEIEKGRQLTLSHLRVGIVGTNYHLNLRERELEELLERDSVPGSASPFLSLP from the coding sequence ATGACGGCTCCCGATCGTCCGGACGCGCCACGCATCGACGAGCCCCTCGCCCACGGCGGCATGTCCGACGCCGCACTCGGCACGCTGGTTCTCATGGGCGGTGCCGTCGAAGCGCACAACGAAGCCTTCCAGAGCTTCCTGCGTCTCGTCGACGCTCGGGACGGCGCACCGATCGTGGGCCTAACGACTGCCTCGGCCGATCCCGGGGAGGCGGCGCGCGCATGGCTCGGGGACTTCCGTCGCGCGGGCGCAACCAACGTCCGCATTCCGCTATTCCAACACGCGTGCGACGAGCGCGACCGCGAGATTGCCGACATGATCAAAGACTCCCGCGCCGTCTTTTTCGGTGGCGGCGACCAGGTGAAGCTCGTCGCGGCCCTCGGCGGCTCCCACACGCTCGGCGAGATCAAGGCGCTCTTTCGCCGCGGCGGCGTCGTCTGCGGTTCGAGCGCCGGTGCCGCAGCACTCACCGAGCTCACGATGGCTGGCGGCGAGATCGATGAAGAAGGCAGTCTCGTCGAGCAGTACATCGGCCCGGGCCTCGGACTCCTCGGCTTCAAAACCATCGTCGATACCCACTTTCAGCAACGGCGGCGCCTCCAGCGCCTGTTCGTCGTCGTCGGACAGAACACCGAATTGCTAGGCCTCGGCATCGACGAGGACACTGCACTCATCGCCCGCGGCCATGTCGGTGAGGTCGTGGGCGCCGGTGGAGTGACATTCGTCGATGGCCACCACACGGTGCGCTTCGATAATGCCGACGAGATCGAAAAGGGACGCCAGCTAACGCTCAGCCATTTGCGCGTCGGGATTGTGGGAACGAACTACCATCTCAATCTCAGGGAGAGAGAGCTCGAGGAACTGCTCGAGAGGGACAGCGTGCCGGGAAGTGCGAGCCCCTTTTTGTCCTTGCCTTGA